One region of Olleya sp. Hel_I_94 genomic DNA includes:
- a CDS encoding efflux RND transporter permease subunit, with product MLKLFSANFWDVVARLILRNKIAILLGVVLVTIFFSTQWKYMRFTYTEANLLPDDHEVNITYNDFLKVFGEEGNLIVLGVKDTTLFTVEKLNAWNALSDSFREAPEVETVVSIKDLQKLVKDQENEKFALEPFIKDSVASIEQIEKLQDQLFNQYPFYDNFLFNKKTKTVRTAIYLKKDIVNTPARKDFVMDNLVEKVKAFETSQGMNVRISGMPYIRTLNAQNIVDEINLFVLAALLVTSLIFFLFFRSFRATFISLIVVCIGVMWTLGILGMLGYEITVLTALIPPLIIVIGIPNCIFLINKYQHEVKSHGNKVKSLQRVITKVGNATLMTNVTTASGFATFILTESTLLKEFGVVASLSILAIFILCLLIIPIIYTFLPYPKERHLEHLNKKWIGGFVDWMEKMVREKRITIYITSIVLLVVCLIGIFQIKISGSLIEDMPKKAEFFQDIRFFEEEFDGIMPLEIMIDTKRKQGVMKLATLKRMNKIEEFINETPEFSKPISVVGLVKYSKQAYYNGNPKYYQLPTSQENSFILSYAKNSTSNVDLLKNFVDSTGQYARITTFMKDIGTDKMERIQENLQDKIDNVFPEERYNVTMTGKALVFQKGTKYLVKNLAISLSLAVILISLFMAYMFRSFRMIIVSLIPNLLPLVVTAGLMGYLGVPIKPSTILVFSIAFGISVDDTIHFLAKYRQELQANNWKIKKSVYAALRETGVSMFYTSIVLFFGFSVFIISSFGGTVALGALVSVTLLFAMLSNLLLLPSLLLSLERSIANKEVLKEPTINIIPSEDDDDEKSFISEEK from the coding sequence ATGTTAAAACTATTTTCAGCAAATTTTTGGGACGTTGTAGCAAGACTAATATTGCGCAACAAAATAGCTATTCTATTAGGTGTTGTACTTGTTACTATTTTTTTTAGTACACAATGGAAGTACATGCGCTTTACTTATACTGAAGCTAATTTATTGCCTGATGACCATGAGGTCAATATTACTTACAACGATTTTTTAAAAGTTTTTGGAGAAGAAGGTAATTTAATTGTCCTTGGTGTTAAAGACACAACACTATTTACTGTAGAGAAATTAAATGCTTGGAATGCACTTTCTGATAGTTTTAGGGAAGCTCCAGAAGTAGAAACTGTAGTCTCCATAAAAGATCTTCAAAAATTAGTTAAAGATCAAGAAAACGAAAAATTTGCATTAGAGCCTTTTATTAAAGACTCTGTAGCTTCAATAGAACAGATTGAAAAACTGCAAGACCAACTTTTTAATCAATATCCTTTTTACGATAATTTTTTATTCAACAAAAAAACTAAAACGGTACGTACTGCTATCTATTTAAAAAAAGATATAGTAAATACACCTGCTAGAAAGGATTTTGTGATGGATAATTTAGTTGAAAAAGTTAAAGCTTTTGAGACTAGTCAGGGAATGAATGTTCGTATTTCTGGTATGCCATACATTCGCACACTTAATGCTCAAAATATTGTTGATGAGATTAACTTATTTGTACTTGCTGCATTATTAGTAACCTCTTTAATATTCTTTTTATTTTTCAGATCGTTTAGAGCCACCTTTATTTCACTTATCGTAGTCTGTATAGGTGTTATGTGGACACTTGGGATTTTAGGAATGTTGGGTTATGAAATCACGGTATTAACAGCCTTAATACCTCCTTTAATTATTGTTATTGGTATTCCTAATTGTATTTTCTTAATTAACAAATACCAACATGAGGTTAAATCTCATGGTAACAAAGTTAAAAGTTTACAACGTGTTATTACTAAAGTTGGTAATGCAACACTTATGACCAACGTGACAACAGCATCTGGTTTTGCAACCTTTATTTTAACAGAAAGCACTCTATTAAAAGAGTTTGGTGTAGTCGCATCATTAAGTATCCTTGCTATTTTTATACTTTGTCTGTTAATAATACCAATTATTTACACTTTTTTACCTTACCCTAAAGAGCGTCATTTAGAACATTTAAACAAAAAATGGATAGGTGGTTTTGTGGATTGGATGGAAAAAATGGTTAGAGAAAAACGCATTACTATTTACATTACCTCAATCGTATTATTAGTGGTTTGCTTAATAGGGATTTTTCAAATTAAAATATCTGGAAGCCTAATTGAAGACATGCCTAAAAAGGCAGAGTTTTTTCAAGATATTCGCTTTTTTGAAGAAGAGTTTGATGGTATTATGCCATTAGAAATCATGATTGACACTAAACGCAAACAAGGTGTCATGAAGTTAGCGACCTTAAAACGTATGAATAAAATTGAGGAGTTTATTAATGAAACACCTGAATTTTCTAAACCAATCTCTGTAGTAGGCTTAGTTAAATACTCTAAACAAGCATATTATAATGGTAATCCAAAATATTACCAGTTACCAACTAGTCAAGAAAACAGTTTTATATTATCGTACGCAAAAAACTCTACGTCAAATGTAGACTTACTTAAAAACTTTGTAGATAGTACAGGTCAATATGCTAGAATAACAACCTTTATGAAGGATATTGGAACCGATAAAATGGAACGTATCCAAGAAAATCTTCAAGATAAAATAGATAATGTTTTTCCGGAAGAACGCTATAATGTTACCATGACTGGTAAAGCATTAGTGTTTCAAAAAGGAACTAAATATTTGGTTAAAAATTTAGCGATTTCATTATCATTAGCTGTGATATTAATATCACTGTTTATGGCCTATATGTTTCGTTCGTTTAGGATGATAATCGTTTCATTAATCCCAAACCTTTTACCATTAGTTGTTACTGCTGGATTAATGGGATATTTAGGCGTACCAATTAAACCATCTACAATACTTGTATTTAGTATTGCTTTTGGAATATCTGTGGATGACACAATACACTTTTTAGCAAAATACAGACAAGAATTACAAGCCAATAATTGGAAAATTAAAAAGTCGGTTTATGCTGCTTTAAGAGAAACAGGTGTAAGTATGTTTTACACATCAATAGTGCTGTTTTTCGGGTTTTCGGTATTTATAATCTCTAGCTTTGGTGGTACAGTTGCTTTAGGTGCATTAGTATCTGTAACGCTTTTATTTGCTATGTTATCCAACTTATTACTACTACCATCTTTATTATTGTCTCTAGAAAGAAGCATTGCCAATAAAGAGGTCCTAAAAGAACCAACAATAAATATCATACCTTCTGAAGATGATGATGACGAAAAATCATTTATTTCAGAAGAAAAATAA
- a CDS encoding DUF5686 family protein: MQHFKTKKQKNWLVMLCFICMTFSWAQTPEKNLKVSDTTKSSELLKQIGNGFFPTKVWNFDLRYLIKFNQYEGFRTGLGGITNDSFSEKYRIDSYLVYGFRDDSFKYKIGGGFRVNEKSKTWINISYIDDLKETGSSDFLTDSRSFSFFEPRLLNIDLFHKHITSAISLEHEITAKLYSKSEIAISNIRPTYTYNYDLEGNTFSGFETTTAKVALQWNPFNTTQQSDDGAEKTIEGYPKFTLQYTKSFKDVLNADFNFSKLDFKTIHKIKHSKNSYTIGTLSAGIAHGDAPLTHLYHAYPNNITKETILQRFSVAGINSFETMYFNEFFSDRFTTVVLKHYVKPFAIAKRFNPQLVLITRYAIGNMNNINRHKEVTFGTLEHGYTESGFEINKLLFGFGLSATYRYGAYHLPNQEDNIAVKFTFNIAL, encoded by the coding sequence ATGCAGCACTTTAAAACAAAAAAACAAAAGAATTGGTTAGTAATGTTGTGCTTTATTTGCATGACGTTTTCTTGGGCACAAACACCTGAGAAAAACCTAAAAGTTAGTGACACTACCAAATCTAGTGAACTTTTAAAACAAATAGGAAATGGTTTTTTCCCTACCAAAGTATGGAATTTTGACCTGAGGTATCTTATTAAATTTAATCAATACGAAGGATTTAGAACAGGTTTAGGCGGAATTACTAATGATTCGTTTTCTGAAAAATACAGAATAGATTCTTATTTAGTTTATGGATTTAGAGATGATAGTTTTAAATATAAAATTGGTGGTGGTTTTAGAGTAAACGAAAAATCAAAAACCTGGATAAACATTTCTTACATTGATGATTTAAAAGAAACTGGTAGCTCTGACTTTTTAACAGACAGTAGATCTTTTTCATTTTTTGAACCTAGATTGTTAAACATAGATTTATTTCATAAACACATTACATCTGCAATATCTTTAGAACACGAAATAACCGCAAAACTATACTCAAAATCTGAAATAGCAATAAGTAACATAAGACCTACTTATACTTATAACTACGACTTAGAAGGCAATACTTTTAGCGGATTTGAAACCACTACAGCAAAAGTCGCGTTACAATGGAATCCATTTAACACCACACAACAATCTGACGATGGAGCGGAGAAAACAATTGAAGGCTATCCAAAATTTACACTGCAATACACAAAAAGTTTTAAAGATGTTTTGAATGCTGATTTCAACTTTTCAAAACTAGACTTTAAAACCATTCATAAAATTAAACACAGCAAAAACTCCTATACCATAGGAACTTTATCTGCAGGAATAGCACATGGTGACGCACCTTTAACTCACCTTTACCATGCTTACCCAAATAATATAACCAAAGAAACTATTTTACAACGGTTTTCAGTCGCTGGAATTAATAGTTTTGAAACCATGTATTTTAATGAGTTTTTCTCGGATCGTTTTACAACAGTAGTCTTAAAACATTATGTCAAACCATTTGCAATTGCTAAGCGTTTTAATCCACAATTAGTTTTAATTACTCGTTATGCTATTGGTAACATGAATAATATTAACAGACATAAAGAAGTTACGTTTGGGACTCTGGAACACGGCTATACTGAAAGTGGTTTTGAGATTAATAAACTGCTATTTGGTTTTGGATTAAGTGCAACTTATAGATATGGAGCCTACCACTTACCTAACCAAGAAGATAATATTGCAGTAAAATTCACTTTTAATATTGCATTATAA
- a CDS encoding peroxiredoxin family protein, protein MKFLKSLCVCLFLCVSILQAQEYAFIPKEQHRLTDEEVKTMELVITPDVLLFNERGKLLPMSQVQLMTNSDYKPLFFVDNDNKLKSVVFKRLKAINNTIAKNPEANFTKGEKAYDFIATDLDGNTFKLSDLKGQVVILNFWFTNCGPCIQEMPELNKLVDNFKSKEVKFLAITFNQKDNIEQFLKTQDFKFTILPNANNIISLYGVGTFPTTIVINKKGEIVTKEVGYRTNIKSVLTKAINAAL, encoded by the coding sequence ATGAAGTTTTTAAAATCACTTTGTGTATGTTTGTTTTTATGTGTTAGTATCCTGCAAGCACAAGAGTATGCCTTTATACCAAAAGAGCAACATCGCCTAACAGATGAAGAAGTTAAAACAATGGAGTTAGTCATAACACCTGATGTTTTACTTTTTAATGAGAGAGGTAAGTTATTACCCATGTCACAGGTACAACTAATGACCAACTCAGACTACAAACCTTTATTTTTTGTTGACAACGACAACAAACTAAAGTCAGTAGTATTTAAAAGACTAAAAGCAATAAACAATACTATCGCTAAAAATCCTGAAGCTAACTTTACTAAAGGCGAAAAAGCCTATGATTTTATAGCTACAGATTTAGATGGTAACACCTTTAAATTATCAGATTTAAAAGGACAAGTTGTAATATTAAATTTTTGGTTTACTAATTGTGGTCCTTGTATCCAAGAAATGCCAGAATTAAATAAATTAGTAGACAATTTTAAATCTAAAGAAGTAAAATTTTTGGCAATTACTTTTAATCAAAAAGACAATATCGAGCAGTTTTTAAAAACCCAAGACTTTAAATTTACTATTTTACCAAATGCCAATAACATCATATCGTTATATGGTGTAGGCACCTTCCCGACCACTATTGTAATTAATAAAAAGGGTGAAATTGTAACCAAAGAAGTTGGTTACAGAACTAATATAAAATCTGTACTTACTAAAGCTATTAATGCAGCACTTTAA
- the frr gene encoding ribosome recycling factor, with translation MNEDITFIVDSTKEAMDKAIKHLEKQFVNIRAGKASPAMLGSVMVDYYGSQTPLSQVANVNTPDGRTITVQPWEKNMLQAIEKAIMIANLGFNPMNNGDLIIISVPPLTEERRRDLAKQAKAEAEDAKVGVRSARKDANNDIKKTEDASEDLQKNAEADVQALTDKYVKKIDDILAAKEAEIMTV, from the coding sequence ATGAACGAAGACATTACATTTATAGTAGACAGCACAAAAGAAGCAATGGATAAAGCCATTAAGCATCTTGAAAAACAATTTGTAAATATTAGAGCCGGAAAAGCTAGTCCTGCAATGTTAGGAAGCGTAATGGTAGACTATTATGGATCACAAACTCCGTTAAGTCAAGTTGCTAATGTTAACACTCCAGATGGTCGCACAATAACAGTACAACCTTGGGAAAAAAACATGCTACAAGCAATTGAAAAGGCTATCATGATCGCTAATCTTGGTTTTAACCCAATGAATAATGGTGATTTAATAATAATAAGTGTTCCGCCTTTAACAGAAGAGCGTAGACGTGATTTAGCAAAACAAGCTAAAGCTGAAGCTGAAGATGCTAAAGTAGGTGTTAGAAGCGCACGTAAGGATGCTAATAACGACATTAAGAAGACTGAAGATGCATCTGAAGACCTTCAAAAAAATGCAGAAGCAGATGTACAAGCTTTAACAGACAAATACGTTAAAAAAATAGATGACATACTAGCTGCTAAAGAAGCAGAGATTATGACTGTATAA
- the pyrH gene encoding UMP kinase: MKYKRILLKLSGEALMGNRQYGIDPERLSEYAEEIKAVTEKGVEVAIVIGGGNIFRGVAGAMNGMDRVQGDHMGMLATVINGLALQQALEDAGIKTRLQTAIKINEVAEPFIRRKAMSHLNKGRVVIFGGGTGNPYFTTDSAAVLRAIEIEADVILKGTRVDGIYNTDPEKDSTAIKFDHITFDDVLRKGLKVMDTTAFTLSQENDLPIIVFDMNTKGNLMKVVSGENIGTQVSL; this comes from the coding sequence ATGAAATACAAACGCATACTCCTAAAATTATCTGGTGAAGCCCTAATGGGAAACCGTCAATATGGTATTGATCCAGAACGATTATCAGAATACGCAGAAGAGATTAAAGCAGTTACAGAAAAAGGTGTAGAAGTTGCTATAGTTATTGGTGGTGGAAACATTTTTAGAGGTGTTGCAGGTGCCATGAATGGTATGGATCGTGTACAAGGAGATCATATGGGTATGTTAGCAACTGTTATTAATGGTTTAGCATTACAACAAGCATTAGAAGATGCTGGTATAAAAACCAGACTTCAAACAGCTATCAAAATAAACGAAGTTGCCGAGCCTTTTATTAGAAGAAAAGCCATGAGCCATCTTAATAAAGGTCGCGTTGTAATTTTTGGAGGTGGAACAGGTAATCCTTATTTTACAACAGATTCTGCTGCAGTATTAAGAGCTATCGAGATTGAGGCTGACGTAATCCTAAAAGGGACGCGTGTAGACGGAATATACAATACAGATCCAGAAAAAGATAGTACTGCTATAAAATTTGACCATATTACTTTTGACGATGTATTACGTAAAGGTCTTAAAGTTATGGATACTACAGCTTTTACTTTAAGCCAAGAAAACGACTTACCAATTATTGTATTTGATATGAATACAAAAGGTAATTTAATGAAGGTAGTTTCTGGAGAAAACATAGGAACACAAGTAAGTTTATAA
- a CDS encoding DUF6705 family protein: protein MKNTLFTIIFLVFTTLVCKAQQPIIPLDDREDYIPNAYYKDIDNDLNKFTGTWVYTNGLTSLTITLQKIEQASFSDCFFDTLVGEYKYIENNTVIVNTLPDLDNLSIEPYYHNIAGSRILYEAEYPGCDDCEFLEKRVRLYFDDPDPTRQHLSSYLAIRYVNDNGVEKIEAQLVKLGTNVIPEGAPTEPRVPYGDYTFTKQ from the coding sequence ATGAAAAACACACTTTTTACGATAATATTCCTTGTTTTTACAACCTTAGTTTGTAAAGCTCAACAACCTATTATTCCTCTAGATGACAGAGAGGATTATATACCCAATGCATACTACAAAGATATAGATAACGATTTAAATAAGTTTACTGGGACTTGGGTTTACACAAATGGATTAACTTCATTAACAATTACTTTACAAAAAATTGAACAAGCGTCGTTTTCTGATTGCTTTTTTGACACATTAGTTGGCGAATATAAATACATTGAAAACAACACCGTAATAGTAAATACTTTACCTGATTTAGATAATCTAAGCATAGAACCATACTATCATAACATAGCAGGTAGTAGAATTTTGTATGAGGCAGAATACCCTGGATGTGATGACTGCGAATTCCTTGAAAAACGTGTTCGTTTATATTTTGATGACCCAGATCCTACAAGACAACATTTAAGTAGTTATTTAGCTATTAGATATGTAAATGATAATGGTGTAGAGAAAATAGAAGCACAATTAGTTAAACTAGGGACAAATGTTATACCAGAAGGCGCACCAACAGAGCCTAGAGTCCCTTATGGGGATTACACATTTACAAAGCAGTAA
- the tsf gene encoding translation elongation factor Ts, which translates to MSEVKISAAQVNELRKATGAGMMDCKKALVEAGGDFDKAIDVLRKKGQKVAEKRADRDSSEGAAAIKINDDNTVGVAIVLGCETDFVGKNESFLALAAQFADIAINFDTKEDFLAADFGGMTVTEKLVEQTGVVGEKLEITAFEKLEAPYVGSYVHINKIGALVGLSEANETVGKDVAMQVASMGASSLSYKDFDPAFVASETEARIAVIEKDNIELGRLGKTLKNVPQYISMSQLTPEVMAKAEEDAKAELKAEGKPEQIWDKILPGKMDRFVSDNTTLDQEQCLLDQRFIKDEKMTVADYVASQNVSVTAFKRVSLG; encoded by the coding sequence ATGAGCGAAGTAAAAATTTCAGCAGCACAAGTAAACGAACTAAGAAAAGCTACAGGAGCCGGAATGATGGACTGTAAAAAAGCATTAGTTGAAGCAGGTGGTGATTTTGACAAAGCAATTGACGTTTTACGTAAAAAAGGTCAAAAAGTAGCAGAAAAAAGAGCTGACAGAGATTCTTCTGAAGGTGCTGCAGCAATCAAAATTAACGATGACAACACTGTTGGTGTTGCAATCGTATTAGGTTGTGAAACTGATTTTGTTGGTAAAAACGAATCATTTTTAGCATTAGCTGCACAATTTGCAGACATTGCAATCAACTTTGATACTAAAGAAGATTTCTTAGCTGCAGACTTTGGTGGTATGACAGTTACTGAAAAATTAGTAGAACAAACAGGAGTTGTTGGAGAGAAATTAGAAATTACTGCATTTGAAAAATTAGAAGCTCCTTACGTAGGTTCTTATGTTCATATCAATAAAATTGGTGCATTAGTTGGTTTATCTGAAGCAAACGAAACGGTTGGTAAAGATGTAGCAATGCAAGTAGCTTCAATGGGAGCATCTTCATTATCTTACAAAGATTTTGATCCTGCATTTGTAGCATCAGAAACTGAAGCAAGAATTGCTGTTATCGAAAAAGACAACATCGAGTTAGGTCGTTTAGGTAAAACACTTAAAAATGTACCTCAATACATCTCAATGTCTCAATTAACTCCAGAAGTTATGGCTAAAGCAGAAGAGGATGCTAAAGCAGAATTAAAAGCTGAAGGAAAACCAGAACAAATCTGGGACAAAATTTTACCAGGTAAAATGGATCGTTTTGTATCTGATAATACTACTTTAGATCAAGAACAATGTTTATTAGATCAAAGATTTATTAAAGATGAAAAAATGACTGTAGCAGATTACGTAGCATCTCAAAACGTATCTGTAACAGCTTTCAAACGTGTATCTTTAGGATAG
- the rpsB gene encoding 30S ribosomal protein S2: MAVEVKELLEAGVHFGHLTRKWDPNMAPYVYMERNGIHIINLYKTAAKIEEAGDALAKIAASGRKILFVATKKQAKDIVAEKAGSINMPFITERWPGGMLTNFVTIRKAIKKMATIDRMKKDGTFLTLSKKERLQVDRLRAKLEKNLGSIVDMTRLPGALFVVDIKREHIAIKEAQKLNIPIFAMVDTNSDPRQVDYVIPANDDASKSIDKILTHVTDAITAGLNERKAEKADKDAAKADKKAAPKKAKAAKDEEE; the protein is encoded by the coding sequence ATGGCAGTAGAAGTAAAAGAATTACTTGAAGCAGGTGTACACTTTGGTCACCTTACACGTAAGTGGGATCCTAACATGGCGCCTTACGTATATATGGAGCGTAACGGTATCCATATTATAAATTTATATAAAACAGCAGCTAAAATTGAAGAAGCTGGAGACGCATTAGCAAAAATTGCAGCTTCAGGTCGTAAAATTTTATTTGTTGCAACAAAAAAGCAAGCAAAAGATATCGTAGCTGAAAAAGCAGGTAGCATTAACATGCCTTTCATTACTGAAAGATGGCCTGGTGGAATGTTAACAAACTTTGTTACAATCCGTAAAGCAATCAAAAAGATGGCTACAATTGATAGAATGAAAAAAGATGGTACGTTTTTAACGTTATCTAAAAAAGAACGTTTACAAGTTGACCGTTTAAGAGCTAAGTTAGAAAAAAACTTAGGGTCTATCGTTGACATGACACGTTTACCAGGAGCTTTATTTGTTGTTGACATTAAGCGCGAACATATTGCAATTAAAGAAGCTCAAAAATTAAACATTCCAATTTTTGCAATGGTAGATACTAACTCTGATCCACGTCAAGTAGATTATGTTATACCAGCAAATGATGATGCTTCTAAATCAATTGATAAAATCTTAACGCACGTTACCGATGCTATTACAGCTGGATTAAACGAGCGTAAAGCTGAAAAAGCAGACAAAGATGCAGCTAAAGCAGATAAAAAAGCAGCACCTAAAAAAGCTAAAGCAGCTAAAGACGAAGAAGAATAA
- the rpsI gene encoding 30S ribosomal protein S9 yields the protein MEVIHKIGRRKTAVARVYLSEGKGNITINKKDLKDYFDTATLQYKVNQPLALTDNEGNFDIKVNVFGGGITGQAEAVRLAISRAMCELDAENRLILKPEGLLTRDPRMVERKKFGQKKARKKFQFSKR from the coding sequence ATGGAAGTAATTCACAAAATTGGTCGTCGTAAGACCGCAGTTGCTCGTGTTTACCTATCTGAAGGAAAAGGTAACATTACGATCAACAAAAAAGATCTTAAAGACTACTTCGATACAGCAACTTTACAGTACAAAGTAAATCAACCATTAGCTTTAACAGATAATGAAGGTAACTTTGATATTAAAGTAAATGTATTTGGAGGAGGTATCACAGGTCAAGCTGAAGCTGTACGTTTAGCAATCTCTCGCGCAATGTGCGAATTAGATGCTGAAAACAGATTAATCTTAAAGCCTGAAGGATTATTAACAAGAGACCCAAGAATGGTTGAGCGTAAAAAATTCGGACAGAAAAAAGCGCGTAAGAAATTCCAATTCTCTAAACGTTAA
- the rplM gene encoding 50S ribosomal protein L13, translating to MDTLSYKTISANKATVDKQWVLVDAEGQSLGRLASKVAKLLRGKHKPSFTPHVDCGDNVIVINSEKINLTGNKWNDKTYIRHTGYPGGQRSLTATEMFGKDPARLVEKSVKGMLPKNKLGATLFRNLNVVVGAAHSHEAQKPTVINLNEFK from the coding sequence GTGGACACATTAAGCTACAAAACGATTTCAGCAAACAAAGCAACTGTAGATAAGCAGTGGGTTTTAGTAGATGCTGAAGGTCAATCATTAGGTCGTTTAGCTTCTAAAGTTGCAAAACTTTTAAGAGGAAAACATAAGCCTAGCTTCACACCACACGTTGATTGTGGAGATAACGTAATTGTTATCAATTCAGAAAAAATCAACTTAACTGGAAACAAATGGAATGACAAAACGTACATTCGTCACACAGGTTATCCAGGTGGGCAAAGAAGTTTAACTGCTACAGAAATGTTTGGAAAAGATCCAGCAAGGTTAGTAGAAAAATCAGTAAAAGGAATGTTACCTAAAAACAAATTAGGTGCAACATTATTCCGTAATTTAAATGTTGTTGTTGGTGCAGCTCACTCACATGAAGCACAAAAGCCAACAGTAATTAACTTAAACGAATTCAAGTAA